One window of Nostoc sp. UHCC 0926 genomic DNA carries:
- a CDS encoding DUF4241 domain-containing protein, with protein MNKSSFIAAFITKEKILSPHSGEIILNTYNIGELILTSGNLVACDPFTGLHTEPFSATLPPGRYPVILSVAQILSSGDYRVAYAMLRLNEQIPVRWEMATRPGEELTELKEEEIFGYSVDAGTGCFIDADAAETMSTFYEIFADQLEAALEKNYTHTWDWAILPFDNYTEANIVAFKSGWGDGFYASYFGYDANNNIVNVVTDFYP; from the coding sequence GTGAATAAATCTAGTTTTATAGCAGCTTTCATAACAAAAGAAAAAATACTAAGTCCTCATTCAGGCGAAATAATTTTGAACACATATAATATTGGAGAACTAATTTTAACTTCTGGCAATTTGGTTGCTTGCGATCCTTTTACTGGTCTACACACAGAACCTTTTAGTGCAACTTTACCACCAGGTCGTTATCCAGTTATCTTAAGCGTTGCTCAGATACTAAGCAGTGGTGATTATAGAGTTGCTTATGCAATGCTTCGCCTTAATGAGCAAATTCCTGTGCGCTGGGAAATGGCTACTAGACCTGGTGAGGAATTAACTGAGCTAAAAGAAGAAGAAATATTTGGCTATAGCGTTGACGCTGGAACAGGTTGCTTTATAGACGCGGACGCTGCGGAAACTATGAGTACATTTTATGAAATATTTGCTGACCAGTTAGAAGCAGCACTGGAAAAAAACTATACCCATACATGGGACTGGGCTATTCTTCCTTTTGATAATTATACTGAAGCAAATATTGTTGCATTTAAGTCAGGATGGGGCGATGGTTTTTACGCTTCATACTTTGGATACGATGCGAACAACAACATTGTTAATGTTGTTACTGATTTTTATCCGTAA
- a CDS encoding T6SS immunity protein Tdi1 domain-containing protein, protein MFEQFLENFKLTNRYENKTTEQVLLPSIFSKAIGAAEFLYKFEGSTFNNGLYRLHQIVEIEKWTLIVESAFPYFKGRINCFAYDWLGRQFTLDSNRVSEGEPLLLMFDVGAGEALEISVSFNDFHNLIVDYPKDALASHLFSEWKTTVVHEVQLHECVGYKIPLFLNGKEELSNLEVSSMKVYWELIGQILQQVRKLPAGSQISKIEIRD, encoded by the coding sequence ATGTTTGAACAATTTTTAGAAAATTTTAAACTGACTAACCGTTACGAAAATAAAACAACGGAACAAGTACTTCTACCGAGCATATTTAGTAAAGCCATTGGTGCTGCTGAATTCTTATATAAGTTTGAAGGAAGTACCTTCAACAATGGATTGTATCGATTACATCAAATTGTAGAAATTGAAAAATGGACGCTTATCGTAGAAAGTGCTTTTCCGTACTTTAAAGGTAGGATTAATTGCTTTGCATATGATTGGCTTGGGAGGCAGTTTACTTTAGACTCGAATCGAGTTTCGGAAGGTGAACCTTTGCTATTAATGTTTGATGTTGGTGCCGGAGAAGCTCTTGAAATTTCTGTTTCGTTTAATGATTTTCACAATCTTATTGTTGATTATCCCAAAGATGCTTTGGCATCACATTTATTTTCTGAGTGGAAAACTACTGTGGTTCATGAAGTTCAATTACATGAGTGTGTAGGATATAAAATACCGTTGTTTTTGAATGGAAAAGAAGAGTTATCAAATCTTGAAGTTAGTAGTATGAAGGTTTATTGGGAACTGATTGGACAAATATTACAGCAAGTAAGAAAATTGCCAGCAGGTTCCCAAATATCTAAAATAGAAATACGTGACTAA
- a CDS encoding DUF4241 domain-containing protein: MTNPDFSKAFQANCQLNSILGIMNLKSYKLGNLILNSNKLVACDPLVFPTTEPFNTNIKPGSYPVIVSVAYNQNNHDPIVAYAMLRFGEQIPTRWEMATRFGEDINSLKVGEKFGYYVDSGIGCFMDAEAGQIIYDSLLNTEIYEETLNGKLDELLEENDSFGFMWANMCIDESTAINVIAFAVGVGDGFYPSYFGYDVENNIVSIVTICLSGDLELIL; the protein is encoded by the coding sequence ATGACTAATCCTGATTTTTCAAAAGCTTTCCAAGCTAATTGTCAATTAAACTCTATACTAGGAATTATGAATTTAAAATCTTACAAACTTGGGAATTTAATATTAAATTCAAATAAATTGGTGGCTTGCGATCCGCTCGTTTTTCCTACTACAGAACCTTTTAATACCAATATTAAACCTGGTAGTTATCCAGTTATTGTGAGTGTTGCTTATAATCAGAATAATCATGATCCGATAGTTGCTTATGCAATGCTTCGCTTTGGCGAGCAAATTCCTACAAGGTGGGAAATGGCTACTAGATTTGGTGAAGATATAAATTCTCTTAAGGTAGGAGAAAAATTTGGCTACTATGTTGACTCTGGAATAGGTTGTTTTATGGACGCAGAGGCTGGTCAAATTATTTATGACAGTCTCTTAAACACAGAGATATATGAAGAAACTTTAAATGGCAAGTTAGACGAATTACTGGAAGAAAACGATAGCTTTGGATTTATGTGGGCTAATATGTGTATAGATGAATCTACCGCAATAAATGTTATTGCATTTGCTGTGGGTGTAGGTGACGGTTTTTATCCTTCTTACTTTGGATATGATGTTGAGAATAATATTGTTAGTATTGTCACTATATGTTTATCTGGAGATTTAGAGCTAATTTTGTGA